A genome region from Bacteroidota bacterium includes the following:
- a CDS encoding DPP IV N-terminal domain-containing protein, translated as MSSSSYTLRTLKMSPIYVLSADDNGGIDASRQFAGAKPLPDSCHYIGEQYLQNIMQLTFEGENAEAYLSPDDKYLTFQAHGVKPNTCDQIYMMTIDGKNVKRISTGKGRTTCSYFYPGGDTILYASTHEHYDGACPPQPDMSQGYVWPLDGGYDIYLADTTGKQIGQLTHNEGIYDAEATVSPKGDRIVFTSTRSGDIELWSMKLDGTGLRQLTHEEGYDGGAYFSPDGKEIVYRASRPQGEALTEYRALLKKGLVKPTELEIWVMNADGSNKRQVTHLNAASFAPYWHPDGKRIIFSSNYLDKKHHRDFELFMIDKDGTHLKRVTTGGGFNSFPMFTRDGKKLVFCSNRNGSHPHNTNIFVADWTE; from the coding sequence ATGAGCAGCAGCTCTTACACGCTTCGCACACTGAAGATGTCGCCTATCTATGTGTTGAGCGCCGATGACAATGGTGGCATTGATGCTTCGCGGCAGTTCGCCGGCGCAAAGCCGTTACCTGATTCTTGTCACTATATCGGCGAGCAGTACCTCCAAAACATTATGCAGTTGACCTTCGAGGGTGAAAATGCCGAAGCCTATCTGAGTCCAGACGATAAGTATCTGACCTTCCAGGCTCATGGTGTCAAGCCAAACACCTGCGATCAGATTTACATGATGACAATTGACGGGAAGAACGTCAAGCGGATCTCGACTGGTAAAGGACGGACAACCTGTTCGTATTTTTATCCGGGTGGCGACACGATTCTCTACGCATCGACACACGAGCATTATGATGGTGCCTGCCCGCCACAACCCGATATGTCGCAGGGCTATGTCTGGCCGCTCGATGGCGGCTACGATATTTATCTCGCCGATACAACCGGAAAGCAAATTGGTCAGCTTACTCACAACGAGGGTATTTACGACGCTGAGGCAACGGTCTCCCCAAAGGGCGACCGAATTGTCTTTACCAGCACGCGCTCCGGCGATATCGAACTCTGGTCGATGAAGCTCGATGGTACGGGCCTCCGACAACTCACGCACGAAGAGGGATATGATGGTGGCGCATACTTTTCGCCGGACGGCAAAGAAATCGTATACCGCGCATCGCGTCCGCAAGGAGAAGCCCTCACCGAATATCGGGCGCTCCTGAAGAAAGGACTGGTCAAGCCGACGGAACTCGAGATTTGGGTGATGAATGCCGATGGGAGTAATAAGCGGCAGGTCACGCACTTGAACGCAGCGAGCTTCGCGCCATACTGGCATCCCGATGGCAAGCGCATCATTTTCTCTTCGAATTATCTCGACAAAAAGCATCATCGCGATTTCGAGCTGTTTATGATCGATAAAGATGGCACGCATCTGAAGCGTGTCACCACCGGCGGCGGGTTCAACAGCTTCCCAATGTTTACCCGCGACGGCAAAAAACTCGTCTTTTGCTCGAATCGCAATGGGTCGCATCCACACAACACGAACATTTTTGTCGCGGACTGGACCGAGTAG
- a CDS encoding FAD:protein FMN transferase — translation MKEVLTRRIFLKRASQACGVLVMLPAARSIGKLSMSDARNHACAAYYEHTILAMGTTARMGVYAASEEEANHVITEAFNELKRLEALFTIFDASSEISKLNAEAGGRYLSISSEVSSILSKSVEVSKITDKAFDVTVEPLMRLWGFRNNSNILTQLPSADAIASAVRLIGSNQIELRATQTTPAARLRNEGAKIDLGGIAVGYALDAMIAIIKHAGIERAFIDISGDMFALGAPHGHDGWDVAVPDPRDTRKLIYRTRISNEALATSGNYMSYVVFQAQKYGHIMDPRVGHSADRVLSATVIAKCGLDADALSTASFVTGETYSDSKVILVNRSGAVRA, via the coding sequence ATGAAAGAAGTACTGACGCGACGAATATTCTTGAAACGAGCTTCGCAAGCATGCGGAGTTCTCGTCATGCTTCCGGCGGCAAGGAGTATCGGCAAGCTAAGTATGAGTGACGCGCGGAATCACGCCTGTGCAGCATATTACGAGCATACAATCCTTGCGATGGGCACAACAGCACGCATGGGCGTCTACGCAGCGAGTGAAGAGGAAGCGAACCATGTTATTACCGAGGCATTTAACGAGCTCAAGCGACTCGAAGCACTGTTCACCATTTTCGATGCCTCCAGCGAGATTTCGAAACTCAACGCAGAAGCTGGCGGTCGGTATCTCAGCATTTCATCAGAGGTCTCATCTATTCTATCTAAATCCGTTGAGGTTTCAAAAATAACCGATAAGGCATTTGACGTTACCGTTGAGCCTCTGATGCGGTTATGGGGATTTCGAAATAATTCGAATATCCTGACGCAACTCCCCTCCGCCGACGCGATTGCCTCTGCAGTTAGACTGATCGGTTCGAATCAAATCGAGTTACGCGCAACACAGACCACTCCTGCCGCACGCCTGCGTAACGAAGGGGCCAAGATCGATTTGGGTGGCATTGCAGTTGGTTATGCACTCGATGCCATGATCGCCATCATCAAGCATGCCGGAATTGAACGTGCCTTCATCGACATCTCGGGCGACATGTTCGCACTTGGTGCGCCGCACGGACACGATGGTTGGGATGTTGCCGTACCCGATCCGCGCGACACGAGGAAGCTCATATACAGAACCCGAATCTCCAACGAGGCACTTGCGACCAGTGGTAATTACATGTCGTACGTGGTCTTTCAGGCGCAGAAGTATGGGCATATCATGGATCCCCGCGTTGGCCACTCGGCGGACCGCGTATTATCCGCAACAGTCATCGCCAAATGCGGACTGGATGCCGATGCACTTTCGACGGCTTCATTCGTGACTGGCGAAACATATTCGGATTCGAAAGTCATTCTCGTGAACCGTTCTGGTGCGGTTCGAGCGTAA
- a CDS encoding GHMP kinase codes for MLISQTPLRISLAGGGTDLRAYYKDSDGFVVSTALDKYVYVLIKERFDDKIYLNYAARKEIVDDISEIQHELVREAGLFAGLRNGFELATFADIPSEGSGLGSSSSLTVGLLNAMYTFRGRQVTHDQLAEEACAIEIEILKKPIGKQDQYIAAHGGLCGITFHGSERVTTERLDLTERERHYLGQHFMLFFTNITRQASTILTEQREKTGDNRQSLQAIHALGKKVEIAVRAKRFDEIGEVLDENWRLKKQLASGITTSEIDQMYDRARKAGALGGKLAGAGGGGFLLLYVKPENQAKVRDALSTYRQMPFMLDNFGATIIFNQRRYQW; via the coding sequence ATGTTGATTAGTCAAACACCGCTTCGTATTAGCCTCGCCGGAGGCGGTACGGACCTTCGAGCCTATTACAAAGACTCCGATGGGTTCGTGGTTTCCACCGCGCTCGATAAGTATGTCTATGTGCTGATCAAGGAGCGCTTTGACGACAAGATCTATCTGAATTATGCCGCGCGCAAGGAAATCGTCGATGACATTTCCGAAATTCAGCATGAACTCGTTCGCGAAGCTGGACTTTTTGCGGGCCTGCGGAATGGCTTCGAACTTGCAACCTTCGCGGATATTCCATCTGAGGGTTCTGGACTCGGCTCCTCGAGCAGTTTGACCGTTGGGTTGCTGAACGCGATGTATACTTTCCGTGGCCGGCAAGTCACGCACGATCAGCTGGCCGAAGAAGCCTGCGCGATCGAAATCGAAATTCTGAAGAAGCCAATCGGCAAACAGGACCAATACATTGCGGCGCACGGCGGACTGTGTGGAATCACGTTTCATGGATCCGAACGCGTCACGACCGAGCGCCTGGACCTCACCGAGCGCGAGCGCCACTATCTCGGGCAGCACTTCATGCTGTTCTTCACTAACATCACCAGGCAGGCATCGACAATCTTGACGGAGCAGCGGGAAAAAACCGGTGACAATCGCCAAAGTCTGCAGGCGATCCACGCACTCGGCAAAAAGGTCGAAATTGCTGTTCGAGCTAAGCGATTCGATGAGATCGGCGAGGTACTCGACGAAAATTGGAGGCTGAAAAAACAACTCGCAAGCGGAATAACAACTTCCGAAATCGATCAGATGTACGATCGCGCTCGGAAAGCCGGGGCGCTTGGAGGAAAGCTTGCCGGCGCTGGCGGTGGTGGCTTCTTGCTGCTCTATGTCAAGCCGGAGAATCAAGCCAAAGTCCGCGACGCCCTTTCCACATACCGGCAGATGCCGTTTATGCTCGATAATTTTGGCGCGACAATTATTTTCAATCAACGACGCTATCAGTGGTAG
- a CDS encoding Rieske (2Fe-2S) protein, translating to MKRRKFLEVVCSASAGLVIAGSAIDLASIGTLRARSRLAANDVREVPISLEDTPDLKPVGGTYHLSVEDLEREILVVHVSKDQYIAVDIKCKHKGCDINYEAAQKKFICPCHGSEYDLAGANLKGPSVKPLNYYHAELRGNEVVVTVYGPDDKPPENATPPKDTTHREAVSDSSVDIPANSPFSK from the coding sequence ATGAAGCGTAGGAAATTTCTGGAGGTAGTCTGCTCGGCTAGCGCGGGACTCGTCATTGCCGGCTCTGCGATCGACCTGGCTAGTATCGGAACGCTCCGAGCGCGCTCGCGTCTTGCCGCGAATGATGTGCGCGAAGTGCCGATTAGTCTTGAGGATACCCCTGATCTGAAGCCAGTAGGAGGCACCTATCATCTCTCGGTCGAGGACCTTGAGCGCGAAATCCTAGTCGTGCATGTCAGCAAAGACCAGTACATTGCGGTCGATATCAAGTGTAAGCACAAAGGCTGCGACATTAATTATGAAGCCGCGCAGAAAAAATTCATTTGCCCGTGCCATGGCTCGGAATACGATCTTGCTGGAGCCAACCTGAAAGGCCCATCCGTAAAGCCCTTGAACTACTACCATGCGGAGTTGCGTGGTAACGAGGTCGTCGTGACCGTCTATGGGCCGGACGATAAGCCGCCGGAAAACGCGACCCCACCGAAAGACACCACGCACAGAGAAGCTGTCTCCGATTCGAGCGTGGACATACCAGCAAACTCGCCCTTCTCGAAGTGA
- the dnaG gene encoding DNA primase, producing MKISDQQIEQIREATNIVDLVGEHVHLRKSGRNLKGLCPFHTEKTPSFNVLEDRGIFKCFGCGKGGDVFSFVMQMEGLTFPEAAERLAKRANIELQNVSSDEDDRIKSEREAIFEALRAAAGFYYRLLRAPEGKRAMDYLKGRGLEDEILRKFGLGYSPETSGVLTAALTKQGFSTEVLEAAGILAHRDSGDAHDRSSTYERFRGRVIFPVFGATGRIVGFGGRIMPGTSKEVAKYINSPDTSVYHKSQILYGLFQAKDAVRRRGFAVLVEGYADVLAVFQSGVENVVAASGTSLTIDQLGLLKRYTTDVVLLFDADAAGKNATNRGIELAIEAGFDVNTVVLPAGEDPDSFIRANGAAAFEAAIERRQSFIETKAQYFEEQGAFRDPGRMAIALRSIVETIAKVPDAIKRALYIQKLGERFHLSEQMLTIELQKILSTERRTPPTRVAQVETIPDDLPANEAPPQPQEVPRSEASLLEAMIEDPHVVAHVIDEVGFNLDLVRHPSVREVISFLMQEIESGETPTIAQLLDEYRDKPERDLLIRFGMTQNTFSDRWEAPIEDGPSVPEIKARQAMAKIELATTERHLQDLRKQLIGAIDQHEVAELQRETLALAQRIQVLKQWTTAPPVQTTP from the coding sequence ATGAAGATTTCCGACCAGCAGATCGAGCAGATTCGCGAGGCGACGAACATCGTCGATCTCGTGGGCGAGCACGTGCATTTGCGCAAAAGCGGACGCAACTTGAAAGGACTGTGCCCATTCCATACCGAGAAGACACCTTCCTTCAACGTCCTCGAAGACCGCGGAATCTTCAAGTGTTTTGGTTGCGGCAAAGGTGGCGATGTGTTCTCGTTCGTCATGCAGATGGAAGGCTTAACCTTCCCCGAGGCCGCCGAGCGACTTGCCAAGCGTGCGAACATCGAACTCCAGAATGTGTCATCAGACGAAGATGATCGCATCAAAAGCGAGCGCGAAGCGATCTTCGAAGCACTCCGTGCCGCCGCGGGATTCTACTACCGACTCCTCCGCGCACCAGAAGGGAAGCGAGCGATGGACTACCTCAAAGGGCGTGGCCTCGAAGATGAAATTCTCCGCAAATTCGGTCTTGGTTATTCGCCCGAAACAAGTGGTGTGCTTACCGCAGCTTTGACGAAGCAAGGTTTCTCGACCGAAGTCCTCGAAGCCGCCGGAATTCTTGCGCATCGCGATTCCGGAGATGCACATGACCGGTCATCTACGTATGAGCGATTCCGCGGCCGGGTCATCTTTCCTGTCTTTGGCGCGACCGGTCGCATCGTCGGCTTTGGCGGTCGCATCATGCCAGGTACCTCGAAGGAGGTTGCCAAGTACATCAACTCCCCCGATACATCGGTCTATCATAAGTCGCAAATCCTCTATGGCCTGTTTCAGGCGAAGGATGCGGTCCGTCGCAGGGGCTTTGCAGTGCTCGTAGAAGGCTACGCCGATGTCCTCGCGGTATTCCAGTCGGGTGTCGAGAATGTCGTCGCGGCCTCCGGCACGTCACTCACAATCGATCAGCTTGGGCTGCTCAAACGGTACACGACTGACGTTGTCTTGCTCTTCGATGCCGACGCCGCTGGCAAGAATGCGACGAATCGTGGCATCGAACTCGCCATCGAAGCTGGGTTCGATGTCAATACGGTCGTACTGCCGGCTGGAGAAGATCCAGATAGCTTCATCCGTGCAAATGGTGCTGCGGCATTTGAAGCGGCAATCGAACGACGCCAGTCCTTCATCGAGACCAAAGCGCAGTACTTCGAAGAGCAGGGGGCCTTCCGCGATCCAGGTCGGATGGCCATCGCGCTCCGCTCGATCGTCGAGACCATCGCCAAGGTCCCAGATGCAATCAAGCGCGCACTTTATATCCAGAAGCTTGGGGAGCGGTTCCATCTAAGCGAGCAAATGCTTACAATCGAACTGCAAAAAATACTCTCGACAGAGCGGCGAACACCACCAACCCGAGTGGCCCAAGTTGAAACCATACCCGATGATCTTCCGGCGAACGAGGCTCCGCCACAGCCTCAAGAGGTACCGCGATCGGAAGCCAGCTTGCTCGAAGCGATGATAGAGGATCCGCATGTTGTCGCGCATGTCATTGACGAAGTTGGGTTCAATCTCGATTTAGTCCGGCATCCATCCGTTCGAGAAGTGATCAGTTTCCTCATGCAGGAGATCGAGTCCGGCGAAACACCAACGATAGCGCAGCTTCTCGACGAGTACCGCGATAAGCCAGAGCGAGACCTGCTCATCCGCTTCGGCATGACGCAGAATACCTTTAGCGATCGATGGGAAGCCCCGATCGAAGATGGGCCATCCGTGCCCGAAATCAAAGCTCGGCAAGCCATGGCGAAGATCGAACTGGCAACGACGGAACGACATCTGCAAGACCTCAGAAAACAGTTGATTGGCGCCATCGATCAACATGAGGTTGCCGAGCTTCAACGAGAAACACTTGCACTCGCCCAACGCATCCAGGTTCTCAAGCAGTGGACTACCGCGCCTCCAGTACAAACGACCCCATGA
- a CDS encoding HIT family protein, which translates to MPSPDPDCVFCDIIAGRNPHEIIYEDAEYLGFLDRYPLNPGHTQFIPKHHVRWVWDMDRADIGFLFMKVRRVARALQTVFNTEWVIADTGGIGVPHAHVHLVPRFEDDGHGELPDPKILREIPDHEMADIARRIRAEIERTPA; encoded by the coding sequence ATGCCAAGCCCCGACCCCGATTGCGTCTTTTGCGATATTATCGCAGGTCGGAATCCGCATGAGATCATTTATGAGGACGCTGAATATCTCGGCTTTCTCGATCGATATCCTCTAAATCCCGGACATACACAGTTCATTCCGAAGCACCATGTTCGCTGGGTGTGGGATATGGACCGGGCGGATATCGGGTTCTTGTTTATGAAGGTCCGGCGAGTTGCAAGGGCCCTCCAAACGGTATTCAACACGGAGTGGGTCATCGCAGATACGGGTGGTATTGGTGTTCCCCATGCGCACGTGCATCTTGTCCCGAGGTTCGAGGATGATGGCCACGGTGAACTTCCCGATCCAAAAATCTTGCGGGAGATTCCGGACCATGAGATGGCCGATATTGCCCGAAGGATTCGTGCTGAAATAGAAAGGACTCCTGCCTAA
- a CDS encoding FTR1 family protein translates to MLDQLFNQFVIAFREGIEASLIIMTVLVALRKRGEMELRRVAKAGIWSAIAACTIGGIALGSVALVNNHGVELALYSAAAVTVATMVFWMMRAGKKLKGNIESRLDRYGAAPSKMAMLGMFAFVFFMISREGFEMVLMLLAFGAGVGGHFYVLAMLAGIGCAVLLAYGLSRGLVKVNIGKFLQSTAFVLLFFVVQLVFDVLHEAGEGGFIPPFSSQALNNAIDFLHDQVPVFSYAGLVLFFALVIYHFGHALQTGRRKHRLANAGA, encoded by the coding sequence ATGCTCGACCAACTCTTCAATCAATTCGTCATCGCCTTCCGGGAAGGTATCGAGGCTTCGCTCATTATCATGACTGTACTCGTCGCGCTCCGTAAACGTGGCGAAATGGAATTGCGGCGGGTGGCGAAAGCTGGAATTTGGTCCGCAATCGCGGCGTGTACCATCGGCGGCATCGCGTTGGGATCGGTCGCACTTGTAAACAATCATGGTGTCGAACTTGCGCTGTATTCCGCCGCAGCCGTGACCGTCGCGACGATGGTCTTTTGGATGATGCGAGCCGGAAAGAAGCTGAAAGGCAATATCGAGTCAAGGCTCGATCGCTACGGTGCAGCGCCAAGCAAAATGGCAATGCTCGGAATGTTCGCGTTTGTATTCTTTATGATTTCCCGTGAAGGATTCGAGATGGTGCTCATGCTGCTTGCCTTTGGCGCTGGCGTTGGCGGACATTTTTATGTACTCGCAATGCTCGCAGGCATTGGCTGTGCAGTGTTGCTCGCATACGGGCTCTCGCGCGGCCTCGTCAAGGTTAATATTGGCAAGTTTCTGCAATCAACAGCATTCGTTTTGTTGTTCTTCGTCGTGCAACTTGTCTTCGATGTGTTGCACGAAGCTGGCGAAGGCGGATTCATTCCGCCATTCTCCAGTCAGGCTCTGAACAATGCGATCGATTTTTTGCACGATCAGGTACCGGTTTTCTCCTATGCCGGACTTGTGCTGTTCTTCGCGCTGGTTATTTATCATTTTGGGCACGCGCTGCAAACCGGCCGACGAAAGCATCGACTTGCGAATGCGGGAGCATGA
- a CDS encoding transcriptional repressor has protein sequence MKTLPKTTRKKPVMAGTKPHEHFRKFLQDGQYRITPERFEVLDAVLAWNDHFDADNLFIYLKNSGSKVSRATVYKTLNLLHECGLVSRYRFSQGHAQYEKTTDRPHHDHMVCTRCGKIIEFENSRVERMQDDSCAQYGFTPTYHSFQIFGICADCRTGSSAVAATATTRPHAIQAAAVTGIPGSGGILSLDEVRNNR, from the coding sequence ATGAAGACACTCCCCAAAACAACTCGAAAGAAACCGGTCATGGCCGGGACCAAACCCCACGAACATTTCCGCAAATTCTTACAGGATGGTCAGTATCGCATTACCCCCGAGCGGTTCGAGGTATTGGATGCCGTCCTCGCATGGAACGACCATTTCGACGCCGACAACCTGTTTATATATCTCAAGAACAGCGGGTCGAAAGTATCCCGGGCCACAGTTTATAAAACCCTGAACCTATTACATGAGTGCGGGCTCGTCTCGCGCTACCGGTTTTCGCAAGGTCACGCGCAATACGAGAAGACCACGGACCGCCCGCATCACGACCACATGGTCTGTACTCGGTGTGGAAAGATCATCGAATTCGAAAATTCTCGCGTCGAGCGCATGCAGGACGATTCCTGCGCGCAATACGGCTTTACCCCAACGTACCACTCGTTTCAGATCTTTGGTATCTGTGCGGATTGCAGGACGGGCTCCTCTGCTGTAGCAGCAACTGCGACAACGCGACCCCACGCCATTCAAGCTGCCGCGGTGACCGGTATTCCCGGATCCGGCGGTATCCTTTCGCTCGATGAGGTCCGTAATAATCGATAA
- a CDS encoding methyltransferase domain-containing protein — protein sequence MKTVEFFSEAAYNWETHYASDPRFRRRFLRITHLLDRILPRTPGRALDMGCGTGVFSRELASRGWRVTAVDSSENMIEQARSIPHVGEIEFSTSTIEAYQAAPSSYEVIVAFSMLEYVEDDEAAIAKLVAMLAPHGILIVSVPNRVGLLRRLEGLVFGIREISRDRVFSNRGEYLKHQKRQYSPFELDLMMRQTGLRKKRAIFLNGGITSPAWLLPLAERRLVAAMYCACYEKV from the coding sequence ATGAAGACTGTCGAGTTCTTTTCCGAAGCAGCTTACAACTGGGAAACGCATTATGCAAGCGATCCCCGCTTTCGCCGCCGATTCCTTCGCATCACACATTTGCTCGATCGCATACTTCCCAGAACGCCGGGGCGGGCGTTGGATATGGGGTGTGGGACGGGCGTCTTCAGTCGAGAGCTCGCATCGCGCGGCTGGCGGGTGACGGCGGTCGATTCGTCGGAGAACATGATCGAGCAAGCGCGTTCGATACCGCATGTTGGAGAGATTGAATTCTCAACCAGCACCATCGAAGCATATCAAGCGGCACCATCGAGCTATGAAGTAATTGTTGCGTTCAGCATGCTCGAATATGTTGAGGATGATGAAGCGGCCATCGCGAAATTGGTCGCGATGCTAGCACCACACGGAATACTCATTGTCAGTGTCCCAAACCGCGTTGGACTGCTTCGCAGATTGGAGGGACTTGTCTTCGGCATCCGTGAAATCAGTCGTGATCGGGTCTTCAGCAATCGCGGAGAATATCTGAAACATCAGAAGCGTCAGTACTCACCGTTCGAGCTCGATCTGATGATGCGTCAGACCGGACTTCGAAAGAAACGCGCGATTTTTCTCAATGGAGGAATCACCAGTCCGGCGTGGCTGCTGCCGCTGGCCGAACGTCGCTTGGTTGCCGCGATGTATTGTGCCTGTTATGAGAAAGTCTAA
- a CDS encoding histidine phosphatase family protein produces the protein MLQIYFLRHGQTASSRENLFCGSGTDIPLTEPGQVMAREFAEFYKDTAWKAIYHSPLERTRVTAEIITTNSGIQLQQRDNLTEIGYGAWEGKSVEEVDRTYHDEHVSWIADPAWYPPTDGESAIAVSRRALSVIQEIRDAFQDGKVLIVSHKATIRIALCALIGIDVGRFRYRLACPVGSVSIVQFGAHGPLIEQIGDRSHLSEQLKNLPGT, from the coding sequence ATGCTCCAGATTTATTTTTTGCGACACGGTCAAACAGCGTCCAGCCGCGAGAACCTCTTCTGTGGCTCCGGAACAGATATCCCGCTGACCGAGCCGGGCCAGGTAATGGCTCGCGAGTTCGCGGAATTCTACAAGGATACTGCATGGAAAGCAATCTACCATTCGCCACTCGAACGAACTCGGGTGACAGCCGAGATCATCACTACAAATTCCGGCATCCAGTTGCAGCAACGCGACAATCTGACCGAAATTGGTTACGGAGCGTGGGAAGGAAAATCGGTCGAGGAAGTTGACCGAACATATCATGATGAGCACGTGAGTTGGATCGCCGATCCCGCGTGGTATCCACCGACTGACGGCGAGTCGGCCATTGCTGTCTCTCGGCGCGCACTCTCTGTTATTCAGGAAATTCGAGATGCATTTCAGGATGGGAAGGTCCTCATCGTCTCACATAAAGCCACCATTCGAATCGCGCTCTGCGCACTCATCGGCATTGATGTCGGACGATTTCGTTATCGTCTCGCATGCCCGGTTGGTTCGGTGAGTATTGTTCAGTTTGGAGCGCATGGTCCGCTCATCGAGCAAATCGGTGACCGCTCACATCTAAGCGAGCAGCTCAAAAATCTTCCCGGCACATAA
- a CDS encoding FMN-binding protein: MRFLRALGIFFVVATPTANAQSIAQKADASIRRVFGEKCEMKKETIMIDNVVAAHVAARSGEAVHDKAIIHEAVLDGKVIGYGIVDDVRGKAQPITYVTLFRPDGKIAEIEVLIYREPYGGEIQYESFRRQFRGKQASSPLRVGADIENIAGATISSKAITHGAKKIAVLFDELRKAGKL; encoded by the coding sequence TTGAGATTTCTCCGGGCGCTTGGGATTTTCTTTGTCGTTGCTACACCAACCGCGAATGCGCAATCCATCGCGCAAAAGGCCGATGCATCCATACGCCGTGTTTTTGGCGAGAAGTGCGAGATGAAGAAGGAGACAATCATGATCGATAACGTGGTGGCCGCGCATGTCGCTGCTCGTTCCGGCGAAGCCGTGCACGACAAAGCGATCATTCACGAAGCTGTGCTCGATGGTAAGGTTATCGGCTATGGCATTGTAGATGATGTTCGTGGTAAAGCGCAGCCGATCACCTATGTGACACTGTTTCGCCCCGATGGCAAGATCGCCGAGATCGAAGTGCTGATCTATCGTGAGCCATATGGCGGCGAGATACAATATGAGTCCTTTCGCAGGCAATTTCGTGGCAAGCAGGCGTCATCACCGTTGCGGGTCGGTGCGGACATCGAGAATATTGCCGGTGCGACTATCTCCAGCAAAGCCATTACTCACGGGGCGAAAAAGATTGCCGTGCTCTTCGATGAGCTTCGAAAGGCCGGTAAGCTATGA